The DNA sequence TCCGATGGCGACCACGGGGTCCAGCCAACGAATCCCGGTGAGCGCGACGCCCGCGACGCCGCCGATCACCGCCAGGGAGGTCACGACGTCGGACAGCAGATGCTGGGCGTCTCCCTCCAGCGCGATGGACCGATGGCGGCGAGCCGCACCCAGGAGCACCCAGGCCACGACGACGTTGATGGCCGATGCCACCGCTGTGAGTCCCAGCCCGATGCCCCAGCTCTCCAGCGGTCGCGGCTCGAACAGGCGCCAGACGGCCGTACCCACGATCGACAGGGCCGCGACCACGATGAGGCCGCCCTCGAACCCGCTGGCGAAGTACTCGATCTTCGCGTGGCCGTACGCGTGATCTTCGTCGGGCGGCCGACGGGCCAGCGAGAGGGTCGCCAGGGCAACCACGGCCGCAACCAGGTTGACCAGCGACTCCAGCGCATCGGAAAGCAGGCCGACGGACCCGGTCAGCCACCAGGCGGCCGTCTTGAGCGCGATGGTGGCCAGCGCCGCCAGCACCGAGAGCAGCGCGTATCCTGCGAGCGTACTCACCATATAGGCGTCCGCACGGTGGGGCGGTTCAGACCCGGATGATCTCGCTCCGGCGCGTACCCACGGAGACCATGCGGATCGGGACTCCCACGACGTCCTGCAGTCGGCTCAGATAGCCGCGCGCGTTGCGAGGAAGATCCTCCAAGGTGCGCGCCTCCGCAGTGGACGTCATCCAACCGGGGAGCGTCTCGTACACCGGCTCGATGGAGTCGTATCCGCAGGCGGCGTCCGGGAAGAACTCGGTCTGCCCGCCCTGGGTGCGATACCCCACCGCGATCTGGATCTCGGGCAATTGATCGAGCACGTCGAGCTTGGTGATGGCCAACCCGGTCAGACCATTGACCCGCGCGGCGTGTCGGGCCACGACCCCGTCGAACCAACCGCAACGGCGCGGCCGACCGGTCGTGGCACCGTACTCCCCACCCCATTCGCGCACCTGCTCGTCCAGCTCGGCTGGGAACGCGGTCGGGAGGGGGCCTTCCCCCACCCGTGTGGTGTAGGCCTTCAATACGCCGAGCACGTCGTCGATCGCAGTGGGTCCGATTCCGACCCCGACCGGCGCACCCGCGGCGGTGGTGTTGGAGGAGGTCACGAAGGGATAGGTGCCCTGATCCAGGTCGAGCAGCGTGCCTTGGGCGCCTTCCAGCAACACGTCCTTCCCCGAGCTCAGCGCCGTCAGGATCTCCGACCCGACCTCCGTCGACAGCCCATGTAGACGGGCGCCGAGGGCCAGCGCTTCACGCGTCTCCCGCTCCACCTGGGAGACATCCTGCCCCAATGCTTCGAGCAGGTCCTGCGCGCGAGTCAACGCACCCGCGAGCCAACGCTCCACGCCCGACGCATCCGCGAGGTCGCCGACGCGAAGTCCGCGCCGACCGACCTTGTCCTCGTAGGCAGGACCGATGCCCCGACCCGTGGTCCCGATCTTGGCGGTCGCCGCTGCTTCACGCGCCCGGTCCAGTGCGCGGTGGTAGGGCAGGAGCACGTGCGCACGCCCGCTGACCCCGACGCGGCCACCCATACGCAGGCCCCGCGCCACCAAGGCGTCGTGCTCCTCGAAGAACTGCACGACGTCCAGCACCACACCATTCCCGAGCAAGCAGCGCTTGCCATCGTGGAGGATCCCGGACGGGATCTGATGGAGCACGAACTCGTCGTCACCCACGTGCACCGTGTGGCCGGCGTTGGCGCCGCCCTGATAGCGCGCCACCACCTGCACGTCGGCCGCCAGTACGTCGACGATCTTCCCCTTGCCCTCGTCGCCCCACTGGCATCCGACCACGACGGTGCACCGCCCTCGCCGCCCTCCGGCCAATGACCGAACTCCTTCGCTGAATGGACGTGGGACGGGAAGCGACGAAAAACGGGCCCGTCCGCGGGGGACGGGCCCGTCTCGGGCATCCTTTGGTGGAAGGTATCCGCTTCCCGGCGCGGGTCAAGCACGCACGCGGTCGGGTTCCAGCAGCCCCGCCGCTCGCAGCACCTTGTGCGCGGTCTCACGGCCCCGGTCGGGCAGCGGCCGCAGCGGCGGCCGCGGATCACCGCCGCGGTAGCCCAGCAGATCGAGGCTGGCCTTCACTCCGGGAACGCCGAGCCCACCTACGATCTCGACGTGCACCGGCCCGACCTCCTTCTGGATGCGCCCCGCTTCCGCGTGGTCGCCTCGCGCGAACGCGGCGCAGATGGCCGCGGATTCCCGAGGCGCCAGGTTGGCCACGCCCAGAATCCCACCCACCGCCCCAACCTCGAGGGAGGCGTACAGGTGCGCTCCACTCCCGACCAGGACCTGGAAGCCGGTAACCGTCTGCGAGACCAGGTCGCCCACCAGATCCAGCTGGCCCCGGGAGTCCTTGATCCCGATCACATTGGGATGCTTCGACAGCTCGGCCACGAGGCCGGTGGGGAGGTCGAGCGTGCTGAGCCGCAGAGGCACCTGGTAGATGATCACCGGCACGGGAGAGGCCTCTGCCACCGCGGTGTAGTGGATCAGGAGCGCCTCGGGCGTCATGGCGCCCTTGTAGAAGGCGGGTGGCTGCACCAGGACGGCATGGGCACCATGGGCAGCGGCCTCACGCGTCAGGCGCACGGTGCGGCGGGTCGATTCGGCACCGGTCCCGGCCACGAGCAGCACCCCGTCGGGGAGCACGCCCGCCGTCGCGTCCAGCGCCGCCAGGCGTTCCTCGTCGTCCAGGAGCATCGCCTCCCCGGTGGACCCACCGATGACGATGCCCTTGACGCCGGTGCCGCTCCAGCGGCGCACGTTGGCTCGCAATCCCACCACGTCCAGGTCGCCCGAGACGGGGTCGAACGGCGAGGTGGCGGGAATGAAGACGCCGGATAGATCGAGCCGCGCGGAGGTCGCCATGGATGCCTTGGTTCGAGGGGTCGCCCCTGGCGGCACCACGCCCCCAGAAGGTCAGCGGCACGCCAGATGGGTTTCCCCTCCGACGACCGCCTAGGTCCCGAAGAACTGAGCCATCTCCGAGGCCATCCCGCTGTCCCGTCCCCCGGAGATCCGGTCCTGGGGCGAGCTGTCCCCGAAGAGGTTCATCTTCAGATCGAAGTCGTTCGGGTTGTTGGCGGCTCCCTTGGCCACCTCGAACTCGACGAATCCGGACCGCACCAACTCCATCAGGTGCTGGTCGAAGGTCTGGGAGCCGTAGTGGCCCCGGCCCTCTTCGATCAGCTCGCTGATTTCCTCGACCCGGTCGGGATCACGAATACAATCCCGAATCGTTCCTGTCACGAGCATCACCTCCGCCGCCACCACCCGCCCCTGCCCGTCCGAGCGCGGCAACAGGCGCTGGCTGACCACGGCCTGGAGGGTCTCGGCCAGACGGATCCGGATCATCTCCTGCTCGTTGGGCTCGAACACCGCGATCAGGCGAGAGATCGTCTGGGAGGCGTTCTGCGTGTGGACCGTGGAGATCACCAGGTGGCCGGTCTCGGCCGCCTTCAGGGCGATGTCGATGGTCTCCTTGTCGCGCATCTCGCCGATGAGGATGACGTCAGGATCCTGACGGAGCGCGGCCCTCAGGCCCGTCTGGAAAGAGTCGGTGTCGGTCCCGACATCACGCTGCGTGATCGAAGAGCTCTGGTCGCGATGCAGGAACTCGATCGGGTTCTCCAGCGTCACGATGTGTCGCTGCCGGTTGCGGTTGATGTACCCGATCATGGCCGCCATCGTCGACGACTTTCCGGAGCCCGTCACGCCGGTCACCAGCACCAGCCCGCGCTCGCTCTGCGAGATCTTCTCGAGGACGGTCGGCAGCTTCAGGTCCTCGAAGGTCGGGATCTCGATGGGAATCACGCGCATGATGATCGAGAACGTGCCCCGCTGCCGCAGGATGTTCACGCGGAAGCGGCCGAGACCGGGAAGCCCCCACGAGCAGTCGTAGTCGAGCAGCTCGTCGACGCGCTGCCGGTCGCGCTCATGGGGAATGAGCTTGAGGGCGATCTGCCGCACCTGTTCGTGCGTCAGCTTCTGCTCCGTCAGGGGATAGAGGGTCCCGTGGATCCGGGCCCGGACCACGTCCCCGGACTTCAGGTGGATGTCGCTGGCACCCTTCTCGATGGCAGCCTTGAAGATCTCGGTCATCGGCGTCTGCTCGTCCCTGATGGGCGGGGAGGTCCCACGCCCGAGCCCTTTTTTCCGGCTCAGGCCGCTCCGGAGCCTCCCCTCCACCTCCGACGCACGGAAAGCGCGCCAGTTGGGGCGCTTTCTGAGCGTGAGACGGCTCCGGGGGTCTCCGGCCCGTGGGTGGGGAGCAGGAAGCGGACCATCGGCGGGTGCTGTGGCGCCTCCGCAGCCCGGGCCGGGTGCGGGGCCTGGCCGCGGGGAGGAGCCCGAGCCGGACCGTCGGCGGGGGCGGCGCTACTCGTGCCCGACGCGCCAGTTCAGTCCCATGCGGTCCCGGGCCTCGCGTAGGGTCTCGCTGGCGACCGACCGCGCCCGTTCGGCACCGTCCTCGAGGATGTCGCGCACCCGACCCGGCTGGGCACGCAGCTCCTGGGCCCGCTCCCGGAACGGCTCGAACGTAGTCGAGATGGAGTCCGCCAGGATGCGCTTGCACTCCACACACCCGCGCGTCGCGGCGCGACATTGGGTGGCGATGTCGTCCAGTCGCCCGGGATCCGTGATCAAGGTGTGCAGGCTGAACACATTGCACACCTCGGGACGTCCCGGGTCGGATTTGCGCACACGCTGCGGGTCGGTCACCGCCGTTCGTACCCGTTCCCAGACGGCGTCCGGCTCGGCCAGGATACCGACGGTGTTCCCCAGGGACTTCGACATCTTCGCTTCGCCATCCAGCCCCAGGATGCGCCCCACGCGCGGGATGATCGCATCGGGCTCGGGGAACAGCTCCCCGAAGCGCGCGTTCCATTTACGGGCGAGGTCGCGCGCGAGCTCGAGATGCTGCCGTTGATCCTCCCCGACCGGAACCGCGTCGGCGCGATAGATGAGGATGTCGGCAGCCTGCAGCACGGGATAGTTGAGGAGGCCAACGGGGACCGACTCCAGCTTGGACGATTTGTCCTTGTACTGCGTCATGCGTTCCAGGTCACCTACCGGCGCGACCGTGTTGAACAGCCAGAACAACTCGACGTGCTCCGGCACATCCGATTGAACGAACAGCGTCGAGCGCTCCGGATCGATCCCGACGGCCAGCAGGCTCACGGCCATGTCGAAGACGCGGTCCGGGAGATCGGCTGGATCGTACTCGGTGTTGATCGCGTGCAGGTCGACAATGCAGTAGTAGGTCTCGTATCGATCCTGCATCTCCACCCACTGGCGGAAGGCACCCAGGTAGTTGCCCAGATGGGCCTCGCCGGTGGGTTGCACTCCGCTCAGGACGACGGGCTTCTTGCTCACGGTCACTCCAATCCGTTCCGGACAGGGAGCCGTCCCTGTCCCGCGCCGAAGGGGCGCCTAACTTAGCAGGTCGCCGATGGGCGGGGGACCCCACACCCATCTGTACCCGCACAGACGAATCGGGAGGAACTCTGGACCGGCTGCAGGAATGGACCGCCACCGCGCGCGCCGCCGCCGACGCCGCGGCCCTCGTGCACGCCCGTCACTACGGGCGCTCGCACCGTGATCACACCGCGACCAAAGGGCGCGGTGATTTCGTCTCCGCGGTGGATCTCGAAGCACAACGTGAAATCACCGACCTCATCCTCGACCGGCATCCCACGCACGCCGTGTTGGCCGAAGAAGAGGGGCTGGGCCATGGGACCGACGCCGCAGGGCCTCTCTGGATCGTCGATCCTCTGGACGGGACCACCAACTTCCTCCACGGACATCCCTACTTCGCCGCCTCCGTCGCCGTGGCGCTCGACGGAAAGGTCCGCGCCGGCGCGGTAACGGCGACACGCACGGGTGAGCGCTGGTGGGCCTGGGAGGGAGGAGGGGCCTGGTATCTCGGCCCGGGCGATACCGCCCCGGTGCGCCTGCGTACCTCGGCGGTCGAGGACTTTGGAGAGGCCCTGATCGGAACCGGCTTTCCCTTCAAACGGATCGAGGCACTTCCCCGCTATCTCCGCCAGTTCGACCT is a window from the Gemmatimonadota bacterium genome containing:
- a CDS encoding cation diffusion facilitator family transporter, which codes for MVSTLAGYALLSVLAALATIALKTAAWWLTGSVGLLSDALESLVNLVAAVVALATLSLARRPPDEDHAYGHAKIEYFASGFEGGLIVVAALSIVGTAVWRLFEPRPLESWGIGLGLTAVASAINVVVAWVLLGAARRHRSIALEGDAQHLLSDVVTSLAVIGGVAGVALTGIRWLDPVVAIGVAFNIVRIGWGLVRRSLLGLIDTALPVDTRRAVDAVLDRYRRQGVDFHALRTRQSGFRGFVSVHVLVPGEWTVQRGHDLLESLESEIRAIAPDLTVFTHLEPEEDPASWHDLKLDRHPHEPS
- a CDS encoding adenylosuccinate synthase; this translates as MVGCQWGDEGKGKIVDVLAADVQVVARYQGGANAGHTVHVGDDEFVLHQIPSGILHDGKRCLLGNGVVLDVVQFFEEHDALVARGLRMGGRVGVSGRAHVLLPYHRALDRAREAAATAKIGTTGRGIGPAYEDKVGRRGLRVGDLADASGVERWLAGALTRAQDLLEALGQDVSQVERETREALALGARLHGLSTEVGSEILTALSSGKDVLLEGAQGTLLDLDQGTYPFVTSSNTTAAGAPVGVGIGPTAIDDVLGVLKAYTTRVGEGPLPTAFPAELDEQVREWGGEYGATTGRPRRCGWFDGVVARHAARVNGLTGLAITKLDVLDQLPEIQIAVGYRTQGGQTEFFPDAACGYDSIEPVYETLPGWMTSTAEARTLEDLPRNARGYLSRLQDVVGVPIRMVSVGTRRSEIIRV
- a CDS encoding dihydrodipicolinate synthase family protein, whose protein sequence is MATSARLDLSGVFIPATSPFDPVSGDLDVVGLRANVRRWSGTGVKGIVIGGSTGEAMLLDDEERLAALDATAGVLPDGVLLVAGTGAESTRRTVRLTREAAAHGAHAVLVQPPAFYKGAMTPEALLIHYTAVAEASPVPVIIYQVPLRLSTLDLPTGLVAELSKHPNVIGIKDSRGQLDLVGDLVSQTVTGFQVLVGSGAHLYASLEVGAVGGILGVANLAPRESAAICAAFARGDHAEAGRIQKEVGPVHVEIVGGLGVPGVKASLDLLGYRGGDPRPPLRPLPDRGRETAHKVLRAAGLLEPDRVRA
- a CDS encoding type IV pilus twitching motility protein PilT, with translation MTEIFKAAIEKGASDIHLKSGDVVRARIHGTLYPLTEQKLTHEQVRQIALKLIPHERDRQRVDELLDYDCSWGLPGLGRFRVNILRQRGTFSIIMRVIPIEIPTFEDLKLPTVLEKISQSERGLVLVTGVTGSGKSSTMAAMIGYINRNRQRHIVTLENPIEFLHRDQSSSITQRDVGTDTDSFQTGLRAALRQDPDVILIGEMRDKETIDIALKAAETGHLVISTVHTQNASQTISRLIAVFEPNEQEMIRIRLAETLQAVVSQRLLPRSDGQGRVVAAEVMLVTGTIRDCIRDPDRVEEISELIEEGRGHYGSQTFDQHLMELVRSGFVEFEVAKGAANNPNDFDLKMNLFGDSSPQDRISGGRDSGMASEMAQFFGT
- the trpS gene encoding tryptophan--tRNA ligase; translated protein: MSKKPVVLSGVQPTGEAHLGNYLGAFRQWVEMQDRYETYYCIVDLHAINTEYDPADLPDRVFDMAVSLLAVGIDPERSTLFVQSDVPEHVELFWLFNTVAPVGDLERMTQYKDKSSKLESVPVGLLNYPVLQAADILIYRADAVPVGEDQRQHLELARDLARKWNARFGELFPEPDAIIPRVGRILGLDGEAKMSKSLGNTVGILAEPDAVWERVRTAVTDPQRVRKSDPGRPEVCNVFSLHTLITDPGRLDDIATQCRAATRGCVECKRILADSISTTFEPFRERAQELRAQPGRVRDILEDGAERARSVASETLREARDRMGLNWRVGHE
- a CDS encoding inositol monophosphatase family protein produces the protein MQEWTATARAAADAAALVHARHYGRSHRDHTATKGRGDFVSAVDLEAQREITDLILDRHPTHAVLAEEEGLGHGTDAAGPLWIVDPLDGTTNFLHGHPYFAASVAVALDGKVRAGAVTATRTGERWWAWEGGGAWYLGPGDTAPVRLRTSAVEDFGEALIGTGFPFKRIEALPRYLRQFDLVLRGCAGIRRTGAAALDLCYLASGRLDGFWELHLAPWDIAAGLIILQEAGGVASRLDQAPVDLEPGALMAANGPAFLARLGDLVAAADGSATD